One Panicum virgatum strain AP13 chromosome 9K, P.virgatum_v5, whole genome shotgun sequence genomic region harbors:
- the LOC120649679 gene encoding pentatricopeptide repeat-containing protein At1g77360, mitochondrial-like, whose product MGGFRHTWLEARRVFVRMLSSGGAASVSRDVLVDALDPAKRLCKLIISCRKASALEHELDHSGVRVTPDVAERVLERLDNAGMLAYRFFEWARRQKRGGCAHTVRSFHTVVASLAKIRQYQLMWDVVAVMRKEGVANVETFGIIMRKYARAQKFDEAVYTFNVMEKYSVAPNLAALNSLLSALCKSKNVRKAQEIFDNMNNRFTPDAKTYSILLEGWGRAPNLPKMREVYSEMLDAGCQPDIVTYGIMVDALCKTRRVEEAVRVVQDMSSRGCQPTTFIYSVLVHTYGVEMRIEDAVATFLDMENDGIVPDVVVYNALVTAFCKVKKFDNAFRVMDDMEGHGITPNSRTWNIILNNLISHGKDDEAYRVFRSMIKRCQPDSDTYTMMIKMFCENDKIEMALKVWRYMGLKQFLPSMHTFSVLINGLCDKGEVSQACVLLEDMIEKGIRPPGSTFGKLRQLLLKEGRKDVLDFLVEKMKILIQEPLFD is encoded by the coding sequence ATGGGTGGTTTCCGCCACACCTGGCTGGAGGCACGCAGGGTGTTTGTAAGAATGCTTAGCAGCGGAGGCGCGGCCAGCGTAAGTAGGGATGTTCTGGTGGATGCCTTAGACCCCGCCAAGCGCCTCTgcaagctcatcatctcctgcaggAAGGCCTCCGCGCTGGAGCATGAGCTCGACCACAGCGGCGTCCGCGTCACGCCGGATGTCGCGGAGCGCGTCCTGGAGCGCCTTGACAATGCCGGCATGCTCGCGTACCGCTTCTTCGAATGGGCGCGGAGGCAGAAGCGCGGCGGGTGCGCTCACACCGTGCGCTCCTTCCACACGGTGGTCGCGTCCCTCGCCAAGATCAGGCAGTACCAGCTCATGTGGGACGTCGTGGCTGTCATGCGCAAGGAGGGCGTGGCCAATGTCGAGACGTTCGGCATCATCATGCGCAAATATGCCCGGGCGCAGAAGTTCGATGAGGCTGTTTATACTTTCAACGTCATGGAGAAGTACAGTGTCGCCCCCAACCTCGCTGCCTTAAACAGCTTGCTCAGCGCGCTGTGCAAATCTAAGAATGTGCGCAAGGCGCAGGAGATCTTTGACAACATGAATAATCGGTTCACTCCTGATGCCAAGACCTATAGCATCTTGCTTGAGGGCTGGGGGAGAGCACCAAACCTCCCAAAGATGCGGGAGGTCTACAGtgagatgctggatgctggttGCCAACCTGACATCGTCACATATGGTATCATGGTCGATGCACTCTGCAAGACAAGACGAGTTGAGGAGGCTGTTCGTGTTGTGCAGGACATGAGCTCCAGGGGATGCCAACCAACAACCTTCATATACAGTGTCTTAGTGCATACTTATGGAGTTGAGATGAGGATTGAGGATGCTGTTGCAACATTTTTGGATATGGAAAATGATGGGATTGTGCCTGATGTTGTTGTGTACAACGCGCTTGTCACTGCCTTCTGCAAAGTGAAAAAGTTTGACAATGCCTTTCGAGTCATGGATGACATGGAAGGTCATGGAATCACCCCGAATTCAAGGACTTGGAACATCATCCTAAATAATCTTATTAGCCATGGAAAGGACGATGAGGCATACAGGGTCTTCCGCAGCATGATCAAACGCTGCCAACCAGATTCTGATACTTATACCATGATGATAAAGATGTTCTGTGAGAATGATAAGATAGAGATGGCACTGAAGGTATGGAGGTACATGGGGTTGAAGCAGTTTCTTCCAAGCATGCACACATTTTCCGTGCTGATCAATGGTCTGTGTGACAAGGGTGAGGTTAGCCAAGCTTGTGTCCTGCTTGAAGATATGATAGAGAAGGGCATTAGACCTCCTGGTTCGACATTCGGCAAGCTGAGGCAGCTGCTTTTGAAAGAAGGAAGGAAGGATGTGCTTGACTTTCTTGTTGAGAAAATGAAGATCCTCATTCAAGAACCTTTGTTTGATTGA